CGCCGGTCGCCAGGCCGAGGAAATCTCCGGCGAAGAGGAAGCCGGTAATTTGACGCCGCCCGTCGGGCAGCAGCTTGAACACCCGGATAGCGCCCGAGGTGACATTGAACGCGTGCAGCGCCGGATCGCCCTCGCGGATCATGACGTCGCCCGCTTTGAGATCGAGATGATCGGCCAGGGCGTCAAGCCGGCCGAGCTCGGCCTCCGCCATGCTGGCGCAAACGCTGACGGCGCGTGCGCCGCAATCGTCGCAGGCGTTGCCGCGACGTCGTTGGGCGCAGCCGGCGGGAAGAGCCTTTAGCTCGAGCATTCTGTTTCCTGACCCTCTGCCTGATCTTAATCCTTATGGCCCGAAGCGACAAATCGGGGATTGATCCAGATCAAGGCGCAGGCCCGCGGCCATCGCGCACATCGGGCGCCATGACCTCTGTGCGCGTTCAATCCCTGCTGGCGACCGAGCTTGACGAGGCCCTCGTCCTCGCCCGTCTGGGCGCGGCAGACCTCGACCCCGAGTCCTGGCGTTTCTACGTGCTGTCGCGTCTTCGCAACCACTCAGAAGGCGGCGCACTCGCAGCGCGCAACGCGGCGGGCCGGCTGTGCGGCCTGATCGTCTATCGCATCGTCGCGTCGGAGGCGGCCAAACCCAGTCTGGAGGTCGAGCGGCTCGTCGCCTTCGATCTCCTGCACCCCCGCGCCATCGCTGACGCCCTGATCGCCGAGGCGGTCAGCCAGGCGCGGCTTCAGGATTGCGACAGCCTGCGTCTGGTGAGGCCGCTCGACACCCCCGCCGACACCACCGCCCTGGTGCTCGCCTCTGGCCTGGGCGATCTGCACAGCGTGTTTTGATCTCGGTCAAGGCGTGCGCCGGCGCAGATGTCCATGACGAAGCGGCAAGGAGATTTCTACATGCCGGCTCAAGCCCTTCCTGTCGTTGCAGCGATTGTCGCCGCCTTCGGCCTGTTCATCGTCGCTGTCGGCGGTGCCGCCCTGTGGACCGCTTTCCCGCGGCGCAGGGACAGGTCCTGAGACCGTGGGCCTCAGGGAGACTTCGACATGACCTACAAGACCCTGCTCGTCGCCGTGGACTGCGGGTCCGACAGCGACACCCGCGTTAGCCTGGCCTGTGATCTCGCATCAGGAATGGACGCTCATCTGATCGGGGCCTGCGCCGTCTCCCTCAGCATCCCGCCCATGGATGACCCCTATACGGGCGGCGCCATGGTGGGAGAGGCCCTGACCCTCTTTCGCGATCTGGCGGAGGCCGATCTGCGCGCCGCCCTGACCCGGTTCCATACCTCGGTCGGTGGGCGGCGAAACCAGACCGAGTGGCGCGGACGTCTGGGTCTGCCGGCCGATCTCATCGTCCATGAAGCCCGGGCGGCGGATCTGGTGATCCTGGGTCGGCGGCCGGCGAAGGCCGTGGCCGGTGGCGTGGATCCGGCCGACGTTCTGATGGCGGCCGGTCGACCGGTCCTGGTCGTCCCCCCGCAGCCGGAGCGCGATCCGACCGGGTGGCCCGCCGTGCTCGCGTGGAAGGACAGTCGCGAGGCCCAGCGGGCGGCGGCGGCGGCCCTGCCGCTGCTCCGGCACGCCTCGATGGTCCATGTCGTCGAAATCCATGACGGGGACGCCGAGGCCCCGGCGGCGCGGACAGCGGATGTGGCCGCCTGGCTCGGTCGTCACGGCATCGCGGCCGAGGCGCACACCCGTGTGACCGGAACAGGGGGCGTCGCCCGCAACATCCAGGACTTCGCCGCCGACCGGGGCGCGGGCCTGATCGTCGCCGGGGGCTATGGCCATGCGCGGTTGCGCGAATGGGCGCTCGGCGGAGTGACCCACGAGCTTCTGGCGTCGTCTTCCGTCTGCGTTCTCCTCAGTCATTGATCGGAGCGGACCATGAAAGGTTTCCATCATATCCGGCTCGAACTGGCGCGCGAGCCCGGCCACCCTCATGGCGATTCCGGCGATGGCTGGGATATCGTCGCGGCGCTGGATGAGGAGGGACGTCTGGATCTTGAGGCCTGCCGCGCCGAACCGAAGCGGTGCTTCGTGCGGCGCTTTCTTCGTGACGCGACGAGGGCGACCGGACATCTGCGACACACAGTGGGGGGTCGCTGGCTGCTCGATCTCGAGGGCCGCGACGATCTGGACGCCGCCGGATTCAGGCTCGGCGACGAACGCTTCGTGCTGGGCGAATATGTGTCGATCGTGGCCGGCGACGGCGAGATCCACACCTACGGGGTCGAGCGTCTGGAGCCGCTGGAGTCAGGCCCGCCTGCCGTGGAGGCCGAGGAGTGAGCGGACGACGCATCCTCGTCATCGACGGACATCCCGACCCCGATCCCAAACGGTTCTGCCACGCCCTGGCGGACGCCTATGCGTCCGGGGCGCTGGCCGCCGATCATGAGGTCCGGCGCGTGGAACTCAGCGCGCTCACGTTTCCGGACCTAACCCGCCGCGACGACTGGGAGGTTGAGCCGGCTCCCGAGGCGATCATCGGCGTCCAGGAGGATATCGTCTGGGCGCAGCATCTCGTCGTCGTTTATCCGCTCTGGCTCGGATGCATGCCGGCGCGGCTCAAGGCCCTGTTCGAACAGACCCTGAGGCCCGGTTTCGCCCTCGGGCAGCGCGAGCGCATCATCGGCGTGGGCCGGCTGAAGGGACGGTCGGCGCGGGTGATCGTCACCATGGGCATGCCGGCGGCGATCTATCGCGGCTTCTACTTCGCCCATTCCCTGGCGGTGCTGAAGCGCAACATTCTGACCTTTGTCGGGATCGGTCCGACACGCAGCACGGTCGTCGGCGCGGTTGAGGGCATCAGCGACGTCCAGTGTCAGGCCTGGCTCGACAAGGTCTCCCGCATGGGCGCCGCCGCCCGCTGAAAATCTCCGGCGGTCTTGATGCAGGTCAAGGCGACAGGGTCGCAAGGCGGCGATCCTGTCGGCCAGATCGGAGCCGGCTCCATGCGCACCCACACCGCCGTTATCGTCAGTCTCCTGTTGGCGGGCTGCGCCCCGGGGCCGTCGGCTCCCCAGCAGTTCGGTCCCCAGACGGCTATGCCTTCCCTGGCGACGAGCCTGGAATGGGAGGCGGCGGCCAGGGGGCGCGCGATCGCCCTTGCCGGCTGCGCCGGTTGCCACGCCATCGACCGTCAGGGCGCGAGCCCGATGGCGGCGGCGCCCCCGTTCCGGGACATCGTCGCCCGCCGTTCCCTGCACGACATCCAACAGGGCATGGCGCAGGGCCTGGTCACGGCCCATCCGGCCATGCCGCGCTATGATTTCCGGGCGTCGGAGATCGATGACCTGAGGGCCTATTTCGAGATCCTGAGGGCGGATATCAGGCGTCGGCAAGGGGCGTCGCGGTCGGCTTCCACTCAGCCTGTGACGCGCTGAGTGCGGCAATCGCGGCCTCGATGCGCTGCAACTGCGCCTCGTTCAGTTGCAGGCGATCGTGCAGGTGCATGATCTCGAGCTCGGCCCTGAGATTGACGCGGTAGTCGTGCTCCGCCGCCCGGCGGTCCTGCTCGGCGTGCCGGTTCTGGCTCATCATGATCACGGGCGCCTGGAGCGCGGCGACAGTCGACAGGATCAGGTTGAGAAAGATGAAGGGATAGGGATCAAAGGCGCGCGCTGACCTTGCCAGCAGGAGGTTCGGTGCAGCCCAGCCGGCCAGGGCGGCGCTGAACCAGAAGATAAAGGCCCAGGAGCCTCCGACCCTGGTCACGGCGTCGGACACACGCTCGCCGAAAGTGCGGTCGTCGATCACCGCAGACATCGCTGTCGGCGCCTCCGCCGCCATCAGGTCGATAACGCTTCTCGGGACCTCGCTGAGCTGCTCGTAGTCGCACCCCAGCAGGCCGTGAGCGAGTTCGTTGCGCGATCCGGAGCGGTCATAGGTCCTTGGAGGTTATTGCAGAATAGAGACTGCCGGGCTCTGAGGGGCGCGGCCTTGACCCGGATCAATCCCCGGCTCTGACCTGCCAGCTTGTTGCGGCCGCCCGTTGAGCCGCTCGAAAGCGGGCGGGGATTTCCACGTCGTCTGGGCGACCCGTGCGGAAGGTTGCGAACTCGGCCTTCGCTACCCCGATAAAAGTCGTCTCGATGGTTGGCGCGTTCCTAGGGTGCTCGCTCGCGCTGGTATATCGAAATCCCGTCCTTGATCGTCTCATCGACCTTGATCTGGTCCAGGGTTCGCACCGGTGCGGTCAAGGGGTTCGCTGAGAGGATCAGCAGGTCAGCGCGCTTGCCCACCTCTATTGATCCCTTGGATCCCTCCTCGAAATGCTGGTAGGCGGGCCACAGCGTCATTGCGTACAGGGCCTGTAGCGGAGTTAGCCGCTGGGCGGGGCCAAGAACGTAACCGCTTCGGGTGGTACGGTTCACCGCAGTGCTGATCAGAACCATGGAATTGGGAAAGACTACTGGCGCG
The genomic region above belongs to Brevundimonas goettingensis and contains:
- a CDS encoding c-type cytochrome, with the translated sequence MRTHTAVIVSLLLAGCAPGPSAPQQFGPQTAMPSLATSLEWEAAARGRAIALAGCAGCHAIDRQGASPMAAAPPFRDIVARRSLHDIQQGMAQGLVTAHPAMPRYDFRASEIDDLRAYFEILRADIRRRQGASRSASTQPVTR
- a CDS encoding DUF1003 domain-containing protein, yielding MSAVIDDRTFGERVSDAVTRVGGSWAFIFWFSAALAGWAAPNLLLARSARAFDPYPFIFLNLILSTVAALQAPVIMMSQNRHAEQDRRAAEHDYRVNLRAELEIMHLHDRLQLNEAQLQRIEAAIAALSASQAEWKPTATPLADA
- a CDS encoding NAD(P)H-dependent oxidoreductase, with protein sequence MSGRRILVIDGHPDPDPKRFCHALADAYASGALAADHEVRRVELSALTFPDLTRRDDWEVEPAPEAIIGVQEDIVWAQHLVVVYPLWLGCMPARLKALFEQTLRPGFALGQRERIIGVGRLKGRSARVIVTMGMPAAIYRGFYFAHSLAVLKRNILTFVGIGPTRSTVVGAVEGISDVQCQAWLDKVSRMGAAAR
- a CDS encoding universal stress protein, giving the protein MTYKTLLVAVDCGSDSDTRVSLACDLASGMDAHLIGACAVSLSIPPMDDPYTGGAMVGEALTLFRDLAEADLRAALTRFHTSVGGRRNQTEWRGRLGLPADLIVHEARAADLVILGRRPAKAVAGGVDPADVLMAAGRPVLVVPPQPERDPTGWPAVLAWKDSREAQRAAAAALPLLRHASMVHVVEIHDGDAEAPAARTADVAAWLGRHGIAAEAHTRVTGTGGVARNIQDFAADRGAGLIVAGGYGHARLREWALGGVTHELLASSSVCVLLSH